In the Acidovorax sp. A79 genome, one interval contains:
- a CDS encoding bifunctional diguanylate cyclase/phosphodiesterase — protein sequence MPPSTRFRPYRALLTDTPAVTVVLVVAALAAVMVPLAQMMGDGAGSQHGLEPFMELVAVLLGLLVVSVSLHTLEAPEQTRANVLVAGFGVAAACNFLHGVLAHSTSVHMPTGTAGISLWLSSWARVAETLTLLLTAVHLTAAGPAKAWLAASAGMALLLLGTALGPLPASFAQAAGGALRQYLAFGLVLVLAAVALLLHRDAVRRGQARERVFAWAAAAFACGELSVGLLGGHSPVGGPLAHGWRIVAYALLYQAVFNAGIRQPFARVQEAERLLRESQGRLSLLGRNLPHSVLYQVVREHDGRTHFVHMGEAIARLNGVSVEDVVRNPSVLYGQILEEDRARLLRAQENSFVNMAAVEEVFRMRRPDGQLRWMHLSASPRRLDDGRVMWDGVQTDITAHHLAEEASHAHEALMANMLRQVPGGVARLDRDLRVLYVNEQQARWLHREPAQLQGQLLSDVLEPEVMQRMQPHFDKAFAGEAAVFENRIDGPGGTQCHHTTIAPESVTDQGVPAVVLFAYDLTELKRIEEELAHQKAHLARVVNAMPDMVFLKDAQGVYLSVNPVFERFAGRPERQIVGCSDFDLVAQPEAERFRNYDLRAMQAWQPLVYEETLTFAEDGYQGQFETIKTPIRDLHGRVTGVLGVCRDITDRKRAEQEIERLAFFDALTGLPNRRLLLDRLQRSIAACQRTRNLGALLFIDLDNFKDLNDTLGHDMGDQLLAQVATRLVGSVREADTVARFGGDEFVVMLEALAPQLPQAAAQAETVAEKLLASLNQPFELDGAQHYSTPSIGITLFGDERLSVDELLKRADLAMYQAKAAGRNTQRFFDPDMQAAVNARSNLEADLRQGLARGELLVHYQPVVDHQSQLMGAEALVRWRHPQRGMISPGDFIPLAEQTGLILPLGQYVLQTACRQLQRWAEHPDTAHLSISVNVSARQFRQAGFVAEVLQTLHSHQADPRRLKLELTESLLLGDIEDTIARMVQLKSEGVGFALDDFGTGYSSLSYLKRLPLDQVKIDQSFVRDVLADPNDAAIVRTILALAKSLDLQVVAEGVETTGQLSFLRLHGCEGFQGFLFGRPVPIDVFVREHQLGLFAQPVVAVAEGRKP from the coding sequence ATGCCCCCTTCCACCCGCTTCAGGCCCTATCGCGCGCTGCTGACGGACACACCAGCCGTCACGGTGGTGCTGGTGGTGGCCGCGCTGGCGGCCGTGATGGTGCCGCTGGCGCAGATGATGGGCGATGGCGCGGGTTCCCAGCACGGCCTGGAGCCTTTCATGGAACTGGTGGCCGTGCTGCTCGGGCTGCTGGTGGTGTCGGTATCGCTGCACACCCTCGAAGCCCCCGAGCAAACCCGTGCCAACGTGCTGGTGGCGGGTTTCGGCGTGGCGGCGGCATGCAATTTTCTCCACGGCGTGCTGGCGCATTCGACCTCGGTCCACATGCCCACGGGCACGGCCGGCATCTCGCTGTGGCTCAGCAGCTGGGCCCGGGTGGCGGAGACGCTCACCCTGCTGCTCACGGCGGTGCACCTCACCGCCGCGGGCCCTGCCAAGGCGTGGCTGGCCGCCTCCGCCGGCATGGCGCTGCTGCTGCTGGGAACGGCGCTGGGGCCGCTGCCCGCATCGTTTGCGCAGGCCGCGGGCGGAGCCTTGCGGCAGTACCTGGCGTTCGGGCTCGTGCTGGTGCTGGCGGCGGTGGCCCTGCTGCTGCACCGCGATGCGGTGCGCCGGGGGCAGGCGCGCGAGCGCGTTTTCGCCTGGGCGGCGGCGGCCTTCGCCTGCGGTGAACTTTCGGTGGGCCTGCTGGGCGGCCATTCTCCCGTGGGCGGCCCGCTCGCCCACGGCTGGCGCATCGTGGCCTATGCGCTCCTGTACCAGGCGGTGTTCAACGCGGGCATCCGCCAGCCGTTTGCGCGTGTGCAGGAGGCCGAGCGGCTGCTGCGCGAAAGCCAGGGCCGCCTGTCGCTGCTTGGGCGCAACCTGCCCCACAGCGTGCTGTACCAGGTGGTGCGCGAGCACGACGGGCGCACGCACTTCGTGCACATGGGCGAGGCCATTGCCCGCCTCAACGGGGTCAGCGTCGAGGACGTGGTGCGCAACCCCAGCGTCCTGTACGGGCAGATCCTCGAGGAAGACCGCGCGCGCCTGCTGCGGGCCCAGGAGAACTCCTTCGTGAACATGGCGGCGGTGGAAGAGGTCTTCCGGATGCGCCGCCCGGACGGCCAGCTGCGCTGGATGCACCTGAGCGCCTCGCCGCGCCGGCTCGACGATGGCCGGGTGATGTGGGACGGTGTGCAGACCGATATCACCGCGCACCACCTGGCCGAGGAAGCCTCCCACGCGCACGAGGCCCTGATGGCCAACATGCTGCGGCAAGTGCCTGGCGGGGTGGCACGGCTGGACCGCGACCTGCGTGTGCTCTACGTCAACGAACAGCAGGCCCGCTGGCTGCACCGCGAGCCCGCGCAGCTGCAGGGGCAATTGCTGAGCGATGTGCTGGAGCCCGAAGTGATGCAGCGCATGCAGCCTCATTTCGACAAGGCGTTCGCGGGCGAGGCGGCGGTGTTCGAGAACCGCATCGACGGACCCGGCGGCACCCAGTGCCACCACACCACCATCGCCCCCGAAAGCGTGACGGACCAGGGCGTGCCCGCCGTGGTGCTGTTCGCCTACGACCTCACCGAGCTCAAGCGCATCGAGGAAGAGCTTGCGCACCAGAAGGCACACCTTGCGCGCGTGGTCAACGCCATGCCGGACATGGTGTTCCTCAAGGACGCGCAGGGTGTCTACCTGTCGGTCAACCCCGTGTTCGAGCGCTTTGCCGGGCGGCCGGAGCGCCAGATCGTGGGTTGCAGCGATTTCGATCTGGTGGCGCAGCCCGAGGCCGAGCGGTTCCGCAACTACGACCTGCGCGCCATGCAGGCCTGGCAGCCGCTGGTGTACGAGGAAACGCTCACTTTCGCCGAGGATGGCTACCAGGGCCAGTTCGAGACCATCAAGACCCCCATCCGCGACCTGCACGGCCGCGTGACCGGCGTGCTGGGCGTGTGCCGCGACATCACGGACCGCAAGCGAGCGGAGCAGGAGATCGAGCGCCTGGCGTTCTTCGACGCGCTGACGGGCCTGCCCAACCGGCGGCTGCTGCTCGATCGCCTGCAGCGCTCCATCGCCGCGTGCCAGCGCACCAGGAACCTGGGCGCGCTGCTGTTCATCGACCTGGACAACTTCAAGGACCTCAACGACACCCTGGGCCACGACATGGGCGACCAGCTCCTGGCGCAGGTGGCCACGCGCCTGGTGGGCAGCGTGCGCGAGGCCGACACCGTCGCGCGCTTTGGCGGCGACGAATTCGTCGTCATGCTCGAAGCCCTGGCGCCCCAGCTGCCGCAGGCGGCCGCGCAGGCGGAAACCGTGGCCGAGAAACTCCTGGCCAGCCTGAACCAGCCCTTCGAACTGGACGGCGCCCAGCACTACAGCACCCCCAGCATCGGCATCACCCTCTTTGGGGACGAACGCCTGAGCGTGGACGAACTGCTCAAACGCGCCGACCTGGCCATGTACCAGGCCAAGGCGGCGGGGCGCAACACCCAGCGCTTCTTCGACCCGGACATGCAGGCGGCCGTCAACGCGCGCTCCAACCTGGAGGCCGACCTGCGCCAGGGGCTGGCGCGGGGAGAACTGCTGGTGCACTACCAGCCCGTCGTGGACCACCAGTCCCAGCTCATGGGCGCCGAGGCCCTGGTGCGCTGGCGCCACCCCCAGCGCGGGATGATCAGCCCCGGCGACTTCATCCCCCTGGCAGAGCAGACAGGCCTGATCCTGCCGCTGGGGCAATACGTGCTGCAGACCGCGTGCCGGCAACTGCAGCGCTGGGCAGAGCACCCGGACACGGCGCACCTGTCCATCTCCGTGAACGTGAGCGCGCGGCAGTTTCGCCAGGCCGGCTTCGTGGCCGAAGTGCTGCAGACCCTGCACAGCCACCAGGCGGACCCGCGCAGGCTCAAGCTGGAGCTGACAGAAAGCCTGCTGCTGGGAGACATCGAGGACACCATCGCGCGGATGGTGCAGCTCAAGAGCGAAGGGGTGGGATTTGCGCTGGACGACTTCGGGACAGGGTACTCGTCCCTGTCGTACCTCAAGAGACTGCCGCTGGATCAGGTGAAGATAGACCAGAGCTTCGTGCGGGACGTGCTGGCGGACCCCAACGACGCGGCGATCGTGCGCACGATCCTGGCGCTGGCCAAGAGCCTGGACCTGCAGGTGGTGGCCGAGGGGGTGGAGACGACGGGGCAGCTGTCGTTCCTGCGGCTGCATGGCTGCGAGGGGTTCCAGGGGTTTCTTTTCGGGCGGCCGGTGCCCATCGACGTATTTGTGCGCGAGCACCAGCTGGGCCTGTTCGCGCAGCCCGTGGTGGCCGTGGCCGAGGGGCGCAAGCCATGA
- a CDS encoding YeaH/YhbH family protein — protein sequence MALQIIDRRLAGKNKSVGNRERFVRRFKEQIADSVRRAVSRRSIRDIEQAESVTIPRKDIGEPVFHHGQGGIHDMVHPGNAEHVRGDRIARPKGGTGSGSQASDSGEGEDDFTFTLTKEEFMQLFFEDLALPRLLRTHIGENPKWKSRRAGYSQDGIPNNLAVLRTMRGALGRRIALGKAPHRELVALQAQLDALLAQDDGTSEAVAELQRRIDTLRQRIDRIPYLDPIDLRFRARVQVPVPNSQAVMFCLMDVSGSMDEARKDLAKRFFILLYLFLTRHYETIDIVFIRHHTQATEVSEEQFFHSTESGGTVVSSALVLLDQIIRARYPAGDWNIYAAQVSDGDNFTNDSGNCRSLLVERILPLVRYFAYVQVAQEEQNLWDEYSQLLALHPHFAMRKVSEPGDIYPVFRDLFKSEGVQV from the coding sequence ATGGCATTGCAAATCATCGACCGCAGGCTCGCAGGCAAGAACAAGTCGGTCGGGAACCGCGAGCGCTTTGTCCGCCGCTTCAAGGAGCAGATCGCGGACAGCGTGCGCCGCGCTGTGTCCAGGCGCAGCATCCGCGACATCGAGCAGGCCGAGAGCGTCACCATCCCGCGCAAGGACATTGGCGAGCCCGTGTTCCACCATGGCCAGGGCGGCATCCACGACATGGTGCACCCCGGCAATGCGGAGCATGTGCGCGGCGACCGCATCGCGCGGCCCAAGGGGGGAACCGGCAGCGGCTCGCAGGCCAGCGACAGCGGGGAGGGAGAGGACGACTTCACCTTCACGCTGACCAAGGAAGAGTTCATGCAGCTCTTCTTCGAAGACCTCGCGCTGCCGCGCCTGCTGCGCACGCACATCGGAGAGAACCCGAAATGGAAGTCGCGCCGCGCCGGCTACAGCCAGGACGGCATTCCGAACAACCTGGCGGTGCTGCGCACCATGCGCGGGGCGCTGGGGCGGCGCATCGCGCTGGGCAAGGCGCCGCACCGCGAGCTTGTGGCGCTGCAGGCGCAGCTCGACGCGCTGCTGGCGCAGGATGACGGCACCAGCGAGGCGGTGGCCGAGCTGCAGCGCCGCATCGACACGCTCCGGCAGCGCATCGACCGGATTCCGTACCTCGACCCCATCGACCTGCGTTTTCGGGCCAGGGTGCAGGTGCCGGTGCCCAACAGCCAGGCGGTGATGTTCTGCCTGATGGACGTCTCGGGCTCCATGGACGAGGCCCGCAAGGACCTGGCCAAGCGCTTCTTCATCCTGCTGTACCTGTTCCTCACGCGGCACTACGAGACGATCGACATCGTCTTCATCCGCCACCACACCCAGGCCACCGAGGTGAGCGAGGAGCAGTTCTTCCACTCCACCGAGAGTGGTGGCACGGTGGTCAGCAGCGCGCTGGTGCTGCTCGACCAGATCATCCGCGCGCGCTACCCCGCTGGGGACTGGAACATCTACGCCGCCCAGGTCAGCGATGGCGACAACTTCACCAACGACAGCGGCAATTGCCGCAGCCTGCTGGTGGAGCGGATCCTCCCGCTGGTGCGCTACTTTGCCTACGTGCAGGTGGCCCAGGAAGAGCAGAACCTGTGGGACGAATACAGCCAGTTGCTGGCGCTCCATCCCCACTTCGCCATGCGCAAGGTCTCCGAGCCGGGCGACATCTATCCCGTGTTCCGCGACCTCTTCAAGAGCGAGGGGGTGCAGGTATGA
- a CDS encoding bifunctional diguanylate cyclase/phosphodiesterase: MTAGPGILWVDSDTQHAAVARRLIAAHHPGWRVVNSPTPDTARAPLASQAWDAVVLCLKPSVQDLPGVLELCAGRPVLMCIDAHQEALAARAFRCGLGDYMVRDADGVAHLGELLHRLAALLHRTQGQSQPVRMVDARIWQDALTLLQEQRATLQVTLASMSQGIFKTAPDGSITVYNQRVLELLDLPESLMATRPTLADLTRIQAERGDFGEGHRLVDRRGHAYVAGGAVAAAPSVYWRTTRDGRTFEVRTTELPDGGLVRTFADVSDYVRVENELRESEARFRSLSDLSSDWYWEHDAEGRFVQLAGDLSVNGIPLSNVMGRTRWEIGALNMTEADWAAHRAVLQARQPFRDLELQRHRPDGSMHWISVSGVPVFDAQGALWGYRGVGRDITERKEVESQIERLAFYDMLTGLPNRRMLVDRLQRAMAVVARSGAQGALLFIDLDNFKDLNDTLGHDTGDQLLLQVAQRLKGCVREADTVSRFGGDEFVVLVEGLSADGPHASAEAALVASHIATTLGKPYALGETSHHSTPSIGIALFGQQTCSVDELLKHADLAMYQAKAAGRNTQRFFDPDMQAAVSNRSALEADLRRGLQEKELVLYFQPVVDGKGRLQGAEALVRWKHPRRGLVSPAEFIPLAEQTGLILPLGHWVLEAACAQLVAWSRSSLTRQFFLSVNVSVRQFRQPDFVEQMLGILHKSGANPERLKLELTESLLLADVEDVISRMEYLRRYGVGFSLDDFGTGYSSLSYLKRLPLDQLKIDQGFVRDLQTDPNDAAIVRTILALAHSLDLAVVAEGVETTGQLEFLQRHGCQAFQGYLFGRPMPAEVLERALRPAL; this comes from the coding sequence ATGACCGCCGGGCCAGGCATCCTCTGGGTGGACAGCGACACGCAGCATGCCGCGGTGGCGCGGCGCCTGATCGCCGCGCACCACCCGGGCTGGCGCGTGGTCAACAGCCCCACGCCGGACACCGCGCGGGCGCCGCTGGCCTCGCAGGCCTGGGATGCCGTGGTGCTGTGCCTCAAGCCCTCGGTGCAGGATCTGCCCGGCGTGCTGGAGCTGTGCGCCGGGCGCCCCGTGCTCATGTGCATCGACGCCCACCAGGAGGCCCTGGCCGCGCGCGCGTTCCGCTGCGGACTGGGCGACTACATGGTGCGTGACGCCGATGGCGTGGCCCACCTGGGCGAGCTGCTGCACCGGCTGGCCGCGCTGCTGCACAGGACCCAGGGGCAGAGCCAGCCCGTGCGCATGGTGGACGCCCGCATCTGGCAGGATGCGCTGACCCTGCTGCAGGAGCAGCGCGCCACGCTGCAGGTCACGCTTGCCAGCATGAGCCAGGGCATCTTCAAGACCGCGCCGGATGGGAGCATCACCGTCTACAACCAGCGCGTGCTCGAGCTGCTGGACCTGCCCGAATCCCTGATGGCCACGCGGCCCACCCTGGCCGACCTGACCCGCATCCAGGCCGAGCGGGGCGACTTTGGCGAAGGCCATCGCCTCGTGGACCGGCGCGGGCATGCCTACGTGGCGGGGGGCGCGGTCGCCGCCGCCCCGTCGGTCTACTGGCGCACCACGCGCGATGGCCGTACCTTCGAGGTGCGCACCACCGAGCTGCCCGACGGCGGCCTGGTGCGCACCTTCGCCGATGTGAGCGACTACGTGCGCGTGGAGAACGAGCTGCGCGAGAGCGAGGCACGCTTTCGCTCGCTGAGCGACCTGTCGTCCGACTGGTACTGGGAGCACGACGCCGAAGGCCGCTTCGTGCAGCTGGCGGGCGATCTGAGCGTCAATGGCATCCCCCTGTCCAACGTGATGGGCCGCACCCGCTGGGAGATCGGCGCGCTCAACATGACCGAGGCCGACTGGGCGGCGCACCGCGCGGTGCTGCAGGCCCGGCAGCCGTTTCGCGACCTGGAGCTGCAGCGCCACCGGCCCGATGGCAGCATGCACTGGATCTCGGTCAGCGGGGTGCCCGTGTTCGATGCCCAGGGCGCGCTGTGGGGCTACCGGGGCGTGGGCCGCGACATCACCGAGCGCAAGGAGGTCGAAAGCCAGATCGAGCGCCTGGCGTTCTACGACATGCTCACCGGCCTGCCCAACCGCCGCATGCTGGTGGACCGCCTGCAGCGCGCGATGGCGGTGGTCGCCCGGTCGGGTGCGCAGGGCGCGCTGCTGTTCATCGACCTGGACAACTTCAAGGACCTCAACGACACCCTGGGCCATGACACGGGCGACCAGCTGCTGCTGCAGGTGGCCCAGCGCCTGAAGGGCTGCGTGCGCGAGGCCGACACCGTGTCGCGCTTCGGCGGCGATGAGTTCGTGGTGCTGGTGGAGGGCCTGAGCGCCGACGGCCCCCATGCCAGTGCCGAGGCCGCCCTGGTGGCCAGCCACATCGCCACCACGCTGGGCAAGCCCTACGCGCTGGGCGAGACCAGCCACCACAGCACGCCCAGCATCGGCATCGCGCTGTTTGGCCAGCAGACCTGCAGCGTGGACGAACTGCTCAAGCACGCCGACCTGGCCATGTACCAGGCCAAGGCCGCGGGGCGCAACACTCAGCGCTTCTTCGACCCCGACATGCAGGCCGCCGTCAGCAACCGCTCGGCGCTGGAAGCCGACCTGCGCCGGGGCCTGCAGGAAAAAGAACTGGTGCTGTATTTCCAGCCCGTGGTGGACGGCAAGGGCCGCCTGCAGGGCGCGGAGGCCCTGGTGCGCTGGAAGCACCCGCGGCGCGGTCTCGTATCACCGGCCGAGTTCATTCCGCTGGCCGAACAGACGGGGCTGATCCTGCCGCTCGGGCACTGGGTGCTCGAAGCCGCCTGCGCGCAGCTCGTGGCCTGGTCGCGCAGCTCGCTCACGCGCCAGTTCTTTCTGTCGGTGAACGTGAGCGTGCGGCAGTTCCGCCAGCCCGATTTCGTCGAGCAGATGCTGGGCATCCTGCACAAGAGCGGCGCCAACCCCGAGCGCCTGAAGCTGGAACTGACCGAAAGCCTGCTGCTGGCGGATGTGGAGGACGTGATCTCGCGCATGGAATACCTGCGGCGCTACGGCGTGGGGTTCTCGCTCGATGACTTCGGCACGGGCTACTCGTCGCTGAGCTACCTCAAGCGCCTGCCGCTGGACCAGCTCAAGATCGACCAGGGCTTCGTGCGCGACCTGCAGACCGACCCCAACGACGCGGCCATCGTGCGCACCATCCTGGCCCTGGCGCACAGCCTGGACCTGGCCGTGGTGGCCGAAGGCGTGGAGACCACGGGGCAGCTGGAGTTCCTGCAGCGCCACGGCTGCCAGGCTTTCCAGGGCTATCTGTTTGGCCGCCCCATGCCGGCGGAGGTGCTGGAGCGCGCCCTGCGGCCCGCGCTGTGA
- a CDS encoding FAD-dependent monooxygenase, whose protein sequence is MKKQVLVAGGGIGGLAAALGASRAGWDVRLYERAAAFSEVGAGVQIGPNVVRRLQAWGLQQPLQAVAAFPSRLQVRNAVSGRELAVLPLGPTAVQRYGAAYATIHRADLHGLLLAALTKYTDTQLHLAHAIEGFADGDGVVTVRTSRGKEVEGDALIGADGLWSRTRTQLLGAVAPRVTGHLAYRALVPQHALPGALRTAQVTAWLGPRLHAVQYPVRRGELQNIVVIVQGPAPQDLENWDHAANATGLEHALQGTCTALQDVVRSVSDQGGAGGWRLWPLCDRPPVRGAGDMAQGLVALLGDAAHPMRPYLAQGAGMAIEDAAELQRALAMHDLEVPLRLTRYALNRWQRNARVQARSTRNGRIFHAMGPVRWGRDLSLRLLGERLLDVPWLYRGDGSIASSL, encoded by the coding sequence ATGAAGAAGCAGGTACTGGTCGCCGGTGGCGGCATTGGGGGGCTGGCAGCGGCGCTGGGCGCATCGCGGGCGGGCTGGGACGTGCGGCTGTACGAGCGCGCCGCAGCCTTCAGCGAGGTGGGCGCGGGGGTGCAGATCGGGCCCAACGTGGTGCGCCGCCTGCAGGCCTGGGGCCTGCAGCAGCCGCTGCAGGCCGTGGCGGCGTTTCCGAGCCGGCTGCAGGTGCGCAATGCCGTCAGCGGCCGCGAACTGGCCGTGCTGCCGCTGGGCCCGACAGCGGTGCAGCGCTACGGCGCCGCCTACGCCACCATCCACCGCGCCGACCTGCATGGCCTGCTGCTGGCGGCGCTGACCAAATACACCGACACGCAGCTGCACCTCGCGCACGCGATCGAGGGCTTTGCCGATGGCGATGGCGTCGTCACCGTGCGCACGAGCCGGGGCAAGGAGGTGGAAGGCGATGCGCTCATCGGCGCCGACGGGCTGTGGAGCCGCACCCGCACGCAGCTGCTGGGCGCGGTGGCGCCGCGCGTGACGGGGCACCTGGCCTACCGCGCCCTGGTGCCGCAGCACGCGCTGCCCGGCGCGCTGCGCACCGCGCAGGTCACGGCCTGGCTGGGCCCGCGCCTGCATGCGGTGCAGTACCCCGTGCGCCGGGGCGAACTGCAGAACATCGTCGTCATCGTGCAGGGCCCCGCGCCGCAAGACCTGGAGAACTGGGACCATGCCGCCAACGCCACGGGGCTGGAACACGCCCTGCAGGGCACCTGCACCGCGCTGCAGGACGTGGTGCGCAGCGTGAGCGACCAGGGCGGCGCGGGCGGCTGGCGCCTGTGGCCGCTGTGCGACCGGCCGCCTGTGCGTGGCGCGGGCGACATGGCGCAGGGCCTGGTCGCCCTGCTGGGCGATGCCGCCCACCCCATGCGCCCTTACCTGGCCCAGGGCGCGGGCATGGCCATCGAGGACGCGGCGGAGCTGCAGCGCGCGCTGGCCATGCACGACCTGGAGGTGCCGCTGCGCCTGACCCGGTATGCCCTCAACCGCTGGCAGCGCAATGCGCGCGTGCAGGCCCGCTCCACGCGCAACGGGCGCATCTTCCACGCCATGGGCCCCGTGCGCTGGGGGCGGGATCTCTCATTGCGCCTGCTGGGCGAACGGCTGCTGGACGTGCCCTGGCTGTACCGGGGCGATGGCTCCATTGCCAGTTCGCTGTGA
- a CDS encoding PrkA family serine protein kinase, which translates to MDAISSFAARYARSREEEMSIDEYLAECKRDPMAYATAAQRMLAAIGDPEMVDTRNDPRLSRIFANKVIKRYPTFAEFYGMEDAIEQVVSFFRHAAQGLEERKQILYLLGPVGGGKSSIAERLKYLMQKVPFYAIKGSPVNESPLGLFDAMEDGPVLEEQFGIHRRYLQRVLSPWAVKRLDEFGGDIRQFRVVKRYPSILKQVGIAKTEPGDENNQDISSLVGKVDIRKLETFAQDDTDAYSYSGGLCLANQGLLEFVEMFKAPIKVLHPLLTATQEGNYKGTEGFGAIPFDGVVLAHSNESEWKAFRNNKNNEAFLDRIYIVKVPYCLRVSEEIRIYEKLIRESSLGNAVCAPGTLKMMSQFAILTRLKEPENSSIFSKMQVYDGESLKDTDPRAKSYQEYRDYAGVDEGMTGISTRFAFKILSKVFNFDSAELAANPVHLMYVLEQQIEREQFPSELETKYTSYIKEFLSPRYAEFIGKEIQTAYLESYSEYGQNIFDRYVTYADYWIQDNEYRDTDTGEVFDRSALNAELEKIEKPAGIANPKDFRNEIVNFVLRARANNQGNNPSWTSYEKLRLVIEKKMFSNTEELLPVISFNAKASAEEARKHEDFVTRMVDKGYTPKQVRLLCEWYLRVRKSS; encoded by the coding sequence ATGGATGCCATCAGCAGTTTCGCCGCGCGCTACGCCCGCAGCCGCGAAGAGGAAATGTCGATCGACGAGTACCTCGCCGAGTGCAAGCGCGATCCCATGGCCTATGCCACGGCGGCCCAGCGCATGCTGGCCGCCATCGGCGATCCCGAGATGGTGGACACGCGCAACGACCCGCGCCTGTCGCGCATCTTCGCCAACAAGGTGATCAAGCGCTACCCCACGTTCGCCGAGTTCTACGGCATGGAGGATGCCATCGAGCAGGTGGTGAGCTTCTTTCGCCATGCCGCGCAGGGGCTGGAGGAGCGCAAGCAGATCCTCTACCTGCTGGGGCCGGTGGGCGGGGGCAAGAGTTCCATCGCCGAGCGGCTCAAGTACCTGATGCAGAAGGTGCCGTTCTATGCGATCAAGGGCTCTCCGGTGAACGAGTCGCCGCTCGGGCTGTTCGACGCGATGGAGGACGGCCCGGTGCTGGAGGAGCAGTTCGGCATTCACCGGCGCTACCTGCAGCGCGTGCTGTCGCCCTGGGCGGTCAAGCGGCTCGACGAGTTCGGCGGCGACATCCGCCAGTTCCGCGTGGTCAAGCGCTACCCCAGCATCTTGAAGCAGGTGGGCATTGCCAAGACCGAGCCGGGCGACGAGAACAACCAGGACATCTCCAGCCTGGTGGGCAAGGTGGACATCCGCAAGCTCGAGACCTTTGCCCAGGACGACACCGACGCCTACAGCTACAGCGGGGGCCTGTGCCTGGCCAACCAGGGGCTGCTGGAATTCGTGGAGATGTTCAAGGCGCCCATCAAGGTGCTGCACCCGCTGCTCACCGCCACGCAGGAGGGCAACTACAAGGGCACGGAGGGCTTCGGCGCGATTCCGTTCGACGGCGTGGTGCTGGCCCACAGCAATGAGAGCGAGTGGAAGGCCTTTCGCAACAACAAGAACAACGAGGCCTTCCTGGACCGCATCTACATCGTCAAGGTGCCGTACTGCCTGCGCGTGAGCGAGGAGATACGGATCTACGAGAAGCTGATCCGCGAATCGTCGCTGGGCAACGCCGTGTGCGCGCCGGGCACGCTCAAGATGATGTCGCAGTTCGCCATCTTGACGCGCCTGAAGGAGCCCGAGAACTCCAGCATCTTCAGCAAGATGCAGGTGTATGACGGCGAGAGCCTGAAGGACACCGACCCGCGCGCCAAGAGCTACCAGGAGTACCGCGACTACGCCGGCGTGGACGAGGGCATGACCGGCATCTCCACGCGCTTCGCGTTCAAGATCCTGTCCAAGGTGTTCAACTTCGACAGCGCCGAGCTGGCGGCCAACCCGGTGCACCTCATGTATGTGCTGGAGCAGCAGATCGAGCGCGAGCAGTTCCCCTCCGAGCTGGAAACCAAGTACACCAGCTACATCAAGGAGTTCCTGTCACCGCGCTATGCCGAGTTCATCGGCAAGGAGATACAGACGGCCTACCTGGAGAGTTACAGCGAGTACGGGCAGAACATCTTCGACCGCTACGTCACCTACGCCGACTACTGGATCCAGGACAACGAGTACCGCGACACCGACACCGGCGAGGTGTTCGACCGCAGTGCGCTCAACGCCGAACTCGAGAAGATCGAGAAGCCCGCTGGCATTGCCAACCCCAAGGATTTCCGCAACGAGATCGTCAACTTCGTGCTGCGCGCGCGCGCCAACAACCAGGGCAACAACCCGAGCTGGACCAGCTACGAGAAACTGCGCCTGGTGATCGAGAAGAAGATGTTCTCCAACACCGAGGAGCTGCTGCCCGTCATCAGCTTCAACGCGAAGGCCAGTGCCGAGGAGGCGCGCAAGCACGAGGATTTTGTCACCCGCATGGTGGACAAGGGCTACACCCCCAAGCAGGTGCGTTTGTTGTGCGAGTGGTACCTGCGCGTTCGAAAAAGCAGTTGA